The following coding sequences lie in one Aspergillus puulaauensis MK2 DNA, chromosome 3, nearly complete sequence genomic window:
- a CDS encoding uncharacterized protein (COG:S;~EggNog:ENOG410PNCE;~InterPro:IPR013966;~go_component: GO:0005876 - spindle microtubule [Evidence IEA];~go_component: GO:0042729 - DASH complex [Evidence IEA];~go_process: GO:0008608 - attachment of spindle microtubules to kinetochore [Evidence IEA]): MPLLENHLEQIMLSSNAIAELPFPPPRIFTNALLGAHDITALIRDTEAHERALFQSDPSAKASSAQRRATRRATQFKPELEAESMASRIYSARNNRNQSAVARVLGSDMMEEIKRSAKTSGNGPRGEVNIDVLLRGAEILCNVYPVAGAQDKIASLRYRNRHVSESIAELEERVARNTAELEIMSRSYGDDYDDFDNASPVNPEVTDVTDADLDRELEEIQELERKKRSLEDRVNGMERDLGGLLG, translated from the exons CTTTCCCCCGCCCCGGATTTTTACGAACGCCCTCCTTGGTGCTCATGACATTACTGCTTTGATTCGCGACACAGAAGCTCATGAACGGGCTTTGTTCCAAAGCGACCCGTCTGCGAAGGCGAGTAGCGCGCAGAGAAGAGCCACAAGGCGAGCGACGCAATTCAAGCCCGAGCTTGAAGCAGAGTCTATGGCAAGCCGGATCTACTCAGCTCGAAACAACAGAAATCAGTCAGCTGTTGCTCGAGTTCTCGGCTCTGATATGATGGAAGAGATTAAACGTTCCGCTAAAACTTCAGGCAATGGGCCTCGTGGCGAGGTTAACATTGACGTTCTGCTTAGAGGTGCTGAGATTCTTTGTAATGTCTA CCCTGTTGCTGGCGCCCAGGATAAGATCGCGAGTCTCCGTTATCGCAACCGACACGTTTCAGAGTCAAttgcagagctggaggagcgaGTAGCTAGGAATACCGCAGAATTGGAGATCATGAGCCGTTCGTATGGTGACGACTACGATGACTTCGATAACGCTAGTCCTGTCAATCCCGAAGTTACGGATGTCACTGACGCCGACCTTGATCGGGAATTGGAGGAGATACAGGAATTGGAAAGGAAAAAACGGAGCTTGGAGGACCGCGTAAACGGAATGGAGCGTGATTTGGGTGGCTTACTCGGATGA